The following are encoded in a window of Saccharothrix longispora genomic DNA:
- the paaB gene encoding 1,2-phenylacetyl-CoA epoxidase subunit PaaB has product MSSSSWPLWEVFVRGKRGLNHVHVGSLHAPDAEMALRNARDVYTRRNEGVSIWVVPAAAITASSPDEKDPFFEPSGDKVYRHPTFYEIPEDVPHL; this is encoded by the coding sequence ATGAGCAGCTCGTCGTGGCCGCTGTGGGAGGTGTTCGTCCGCGGCAAGCGCGGGCTGAACCACGTGCACGTGGGCTCCCTGCACGCGCCGGACGCCGAGATGGCCCTCCGCAACGCGCGTGACGTCTACACCCGCCGCAACGAGGGCGTGTCCATCTGGGTGGTGCCCGCGGCGGCGATCACCGCGTCGTCGCCGGACGAGAAGGACCCGTTCTTCGAGCCCAGCGGCGACAAGGTGTACCGGCACCCGACGTTCTACGAGATCCCCGAGGACGTGCCGCACCTATGA
- the paaC gene encoding 1,2-phenylacetyl-CoA epoxidase subunit PaaC → MSFDNAYESLLGEDDAHWAFGTGFAEPLAGVDREVPAGVDRADLAAYCLMLGDDALVLSHRLAEWTSRAPELEEDVALANIALDLLGQARLLLTRAGEVEGAGRDEDALAFLRDERDFRNVHLAEIECGPVAGGDFATTIARLLVFSSWKVASYSRLRGSADPVLAAVAEKGLKELAYHRDHAAQWTVRLGDGTDESHRRMRAGLERVWPFVDELFAPHAVELRLPGVAVDPSELRAEVDGVLDAVLSAAGLERPADVPAARVNGRAGRDGVHTEAMGYLLAEMQHLHRSLPGAVW, encoded by the coding sequence ATGAGCTTCGACAACGCCTACGAGTCCCTGCTGGGCGAGGACGACGCGCACTGGGCCTTCGGCACCGGGTTCGCCGAGCCGCTGGCCGGCGTGGACCGCGAGGTGCCCGCCGGCGTCGACCGGGCCGACCTGGCCGCGTACTGCCTGATGCTCGGCGACGACGCCCTCGTGCTGTCCCACCGCCTGGCCGAGTGGACCTCGCGCGCGCCGGAGCTGGAGGAGGACGTCGCCCTCGCCAACATCGCGCTCGACCTGCTCGGCCAGGCCCGGCTGCTGCTCACCCGGGCCGGCGAGGTCGAGGGCGCGGGGCGGGACGAGGACGCGCTGGCGTTCCTGCGCGACGAGCGGGACTTCCGCAACGTGCACCTGGCCGAGATCGAGTGCGGCCCGGTCGCCGGCGGCGACTTCGCGACCACGATCGCGCGGCTGCTGGTGTTCTCCTCGTGGAAGGTCGCGTCGTACTCGCGGCTGCGGGGGAGCGCGGACCCGGTGCTGGCGGCCGTCGCCGAGAAGGGCCTGAAGGAACTGGCCTACCACCGCGACCACGCCGCGCAGTGGACCGTGCGGCTCGGCGACGGGACCGACGAGTCCCACCGGCGGATGCGGGCCGGCCTGGAGCGGGTGTGGCCGTTCGTCGACGAGCTGTTCGCGCCGCACGCCGTGGAGCTGCGGCTGCCGGGGGTCGCGGTCGACCCGTCCGAGCTGCGGGCCGAGGTGGACGGGGTGCTGGACGCCGTCCTGTCGGCGGCCGGGCTGGAACGGCCGGCGGACGTGCCCGCGGCGCGGGTGAACGGGCGGGCCGGGCGCGACGGCGTGCACACCGAGGCCATGGGCTACCTGCTGGCCGAGATGCAGCACCTGCACCGGTCGCTGCCCGGCGCGGTCTGGTGA